One genomic region from Amia ocellicauda isolate fAmiCal2 chromosome 4, fAmiCal2.hap1, whole genome shotgun sequence encodes:
- the myt1b gene encoding myelin transcription factor 1 isoform X3, whose translation MSLDSDDKRTRTRSKGIRVPVELVGQELSCPTPGCNGSGHVSGKYARHRSIQSCPLAKKRKHQDVDPDQPTSKRKSHPLKLALDEGYNVDSDGSDETEAKDDSTADESEEALEEDQEEITEKDESRESQYTPVITEGECLTADASNARKSKESDSPKAPAANQREDYCSYHEMVASSLLNLGQITENTVETVEEPSNNVEANVTCESEAPEKGSKDVIEKQRAVEEEDDGEDDEDEDVDSALAREDAEVAQPMEDSPAEEVQDPEEEEEEDDDEEEEAGGSHVTPKDNSDHQYFSGDYQRFRSKEVEVDSEIRCDETLEEEEEEEEEEEPEDEEDDEDDDEEEETTAAAAAALAAGAQGSQSETQSEGLQEPPQEDYSCHKAAPSVVIEVRSEESEKEDDDDEEDDEDDDDSLSQKSAVTDESEMYDMTRGNLGLLEQAIALKAEQVKGMREAGRVPGDQLRYFHIEDRPGKPMDAIRKNYFSKESSRPEKREIKCPTPGCDGTGHVTGLYPHHRSLSGCPHKDRIPPEILAMHENVLKCPTPGCTGQGHVNSNRNTHRSLSGCPIAAAEKLSKTHEKQQIPQPTSEHPKGSPNSDRVLRPMCFVKQLEIPQYGSYRPNVLPATPRANLAKELEKYSKVSFDYASFDVQVFGKRVLAPKIQTSETSPKAFKFCNAVDTSVSSRDSAKPFPKASSPSHSLSSNYVKSTSSSSSGYDYSHDAEAAHMAATAILNLSTRCWEMPENLSTKQQDIAGKSMDIEVDENGTLDLSMKKHMKREGSVSCVSPGVRSPEQSHNQSSSASSSAMTSPQSSHTYKQEEWEGPIDYTKPNRQREEDMEEMEPASHSFASSEPEDCEMMQESLEDRKYPGEVTTSSFKVKYQAKDCKKELLLCPTPGCDGSGHITGNYASHRSLSGCPLADKSLRSLMAAHSAELKCPTPGCDGSGHITGNYASHRRCPVPGCDSLGHISGKYATHRSAYGCPLAARRQKEGLLNGSPFSWKSFKTEGPTCPTPGCDGSGHANGSFLTHRSLSGCPRASFAKKKAKFPGDEYLNTKFRASDVLDNDEDIKQLNKEISELNESNTEMEADMVNLQTQISSMEKNLKNIEEENKIIEEQNEALFMELSGLSQALIRSLANIRLPHMQEPITEQNFDAYVNTLTDMYTNKECYQNPENKALLETINQAVKGIKV comes from the exons ATGAGCTTAGACAGCGATGACAAGAGAACACGAACGCGGTCGAAGGGAATCAGAG TACCTGTTGAACTTGTAGGACAGGAATTAAG CTGCCCCACTCCTGGATGCAATGGCTCAGGTCATGTCAGTGGAAAATATGCAAGACACAGAAG TATACAGAGCTGCCCTTTGGCCAAGAAAAGGAAGCACCAGGATGTGGATCCAGACCAGCCCACATCTAAAAGGAAGTCCCACCCCTTGAAACTGGCTCTTGATGAGGGGTACAACGTGGACAGTGATGGCAGTGACGAGACAGAGGCCAAGGATGACTCCACGGCTGACGAATCAGAAGAGGCTTTGGAGGAAGACCAGGAAGAGATAACCGAGAAAGATGAGAGCAGGGAGAGCCAATACACCCCTGTGATCACAGAAG GTGAATGTTTGACTGCAGATGCTTCAAATGCTAGGAAATCAAAAGAGAGTGACTCACCCAAGGCCCCTGCTGCTAATCAAAGGGAGGACTACTGTAGCTATCATGAAATGGTGGCCAGCTCCCTTCTCAACCTCGGCCAAATCACAGAAAACACTGTGGAGACCGTGGAGGAGCCGAGCAACAACGTAGAAGCAAATGTGACGTGCGAGTCTGAGGCCCCTGAGAAAGGCAGCAAGGATGTGATTGAGAAGCAGAGGGCCGTCGAGGAGGAAGACGATGGCGAAGATGATGAGGATGAAGATGTAGACAGTGCCCTGGCCAGGGAGGATGCTGAAGTGGCCCAACCCATGGAAGATAGTCCAGCTGAGGAAGTGCAAGAcccagaagaggaggaggaggaggatgatgaCGAAGAGGAGGAAGCTGGGGGTTCTCATGTGACCCCAAAGGACAACTCTGACCATCAGTACTTCAGCGGGGACTACCAGAGGTTCAGGTCAAAAGAGGTGGAGGTGGACTCGGAGATACGGTGCGACGAAACgctggaggaggaagaggaggaagaggaggaggaggagccagaagatgaggaagatgatgaagatgacGATGAAGAAGAAGAGacgactgctgctgctgccgccgcgTTGGCTGCTGGTGCTCAGGGATCTCAATCGGAAACACAGAGCGAGGGGCTTCAGGAGCCCCCACAGGAGGATTACTCCTGTCATAAGGCCGCGCCTTCCGTGGTGATCGAGGTGCGGTCAGAGGAGTCCGAGAAGGAGGACGACGACGACGAGGAAGATGACGAGGACGATGACGACAGCCTCTCACAGAAATCCGCCGTCACGGACGAGTCGGAGATGTATGACATGACAAGGGGAAACCTGGGGCTCCTGGAGCAGGCTATCGCTCTGAAGGCTGAGCAGGTGAAGGGCATGAGGGAGGCTGGCCGAGTGCCCGGAGACCAGCTGCGCTACTTCCACATAGAAGACCGGCCCGGCAAGCCCATGGACGCCATCCGGAAAAATTACTTCAGCAAAG AGAGTTCAAGGCCTgagaaaagagaaataaagtGCCCTACCCCAGGGTGTGATGGGACGGGGCACGTGACTGGCTTGTACCCTCACCATCGCAGTCTGTCTGGCTGCCCGCACAAAGACAGGATTCCCCCAGAGA TCCTGGCCATGCATGAGAATGTGCTGAAGTGTCCCACACCCGGCTGTACAGGACAGGGCCATGTCAACAGTAACCGCAACACGCACAGAAG TCTATCGGGATGCCCGATTGCTGCGGcagaaaaactgtccaaaacCCACGAGAAACAACAGATCCCACAGCCCACAAGCGAACACCCCAAAGGCAGCCCAAATTCGGACCGTGTCCTCAG GCCCATGTGTTTTGTTAAGCAGTTAGAGATTCCTCAGTACGGCAGCTATAGACCCAATGTCCTACCTGCGACCCCTCGCGCCAACCTGGCAAAGGAACTTGAAAAATACTCCAAGGTCTCCTTTGATTATGCAAGTTTTGATGTTCAGGTCTTTGGCAAACGCGTGCTTGCCCCAAAGATTCAGACCAGTGAAACCTCACCAAAAGCCTTTAAAT TCTGCAATGCTGTTGACACTTCCGTTTCCTCCCGTGACTCAGCGAAACCATTCCCCAAGGCGTCCTCCCCGAGTCACAGCCTGTCCAGCAACTACGTGAAGAGCACGTCCTCTTCCTCCAGTGGCTACGATTACTCCCACGATGCCGAGGCCGCACACATGGCCGCCACCGCCATCCTCAACCTGTCCACTCGCTGCTGGGAAATGCCAGAAAACCTCAGCACAAAACAGCAGGATATCGCCGGCAAG AGCATGGACATCGAGGTGGACGAGAACGGGACGCTGGACCTCAGCATGAAGAAGCACATGAAGAGGGAGGGCAGCGTCTCGTGTGTGAGCCCGGGCGTGCGCTCGCCTGAGCAGTCCCACAACCAGAGCAGCAGCGCCAGCAGCAGCGCCATGACGTCCCCGCAGTCAAGCCACACCTACAAACAGGAGGAATGGGAGGGGCCCATCGACTACACCAAACCCAACAGGCAGCGCGAGGAGGACATGGAAGAG ATGGAGCCGGCGTCCCACTCCTTTGCCTCCTCAGAGCCTGAAGACTGTGAAATGATGCAGGAGAGTTTGGAAGACAGGAAGTACCCTGGAGAGGTCACGACCTCCAGCTTCAAAGTGAAATACCAAGCCAAGGACTGCAAGAAAGAACTTCTACT GTGTCCGACCCCTGGCTGTGATGGCAGTGGCCACATCACTGGAAACTATGCATCACACCGCAG CCTGTCTGGTTGTCCTCTTGCTGACAAGAGTCTCAGATCCCTCATGGCTGCCCACTCTGCTGAGCTGAA GTGCCCGACCCCCGGCTGCGACGGCTCCGGTCACATCACCGGAAACTACGCCTCACACAGAAG ATGCCCAGTTCCAGGATGTGACAGCTTGGGTCACATCAGTGGGAAGTACGCCACTCACCGCAGTGCCTATGGTTGCCCACTGGCTGCCCGCAGACAGAAGGAAGGGCTCCTGAATGGCTCGCCTTTTTCTTGGAAATCCTTCAAAACCGAGGGACCAACCTGCCCTACTCCGGGATGCGATGGCTCAGGTCATGCTAATGGCAGCTTCCTTACACATAGAAG TCTCTCAGGCTGCCCCAGAGCATCTTTTGCTAAGAAGAAGGCAAAGTTCCCAGGGGATGAATATCTCAACACCAAATTCAGGGCCAGCGATG TTCTCGACAATGACGAAGACATCAAACAGTTGAATAAAGAGATCAGCGAACTCAACGAATCCAACACCGAGATGGAGGCAGACATGGTGAACCTGCAGACACAG ATTTCCTCAATGGAAAAGAACCTGAAGAACATTGAGGAGGAGAATAAAATCATTGAGGAGCAGAATGAGGCCTTATTCATGGAGCTCTCTGGTCTGAGTCAGGCCCTCATTCGCAGCCTTGCCAACATTCGCCTTCCCCACATG CAGGAGCCAATAACTGAGCAGAATTTTGATGCCTACGTGAACACTTTGACGGACATGTACACTAATAAGGAATGCTACCAGAACCCAGAGAACAAGGCCCTTCTGGAGACAATTAACCAGGCTGTGAAAGGTATCAAAgtttaa
- the myt1b gene encoding myelin transcription factor 1 isoform X2, translated as MSLDSDDKRTRTRSKGIRVPVELVGQELSCPTPGCNGSGHVSGKYARHRSIQSCPLAKKRKHQDVDPDQPTSKRKSHPLKLALDEGYNVDSDGSDETEAKDDSTADESEEALEEDQEEITEKDESRESQYTPVITEGECLTADASNARKSKESDSPKAPAANQREDYCSYHEMVASSLLNLGQITENTVETVEEPSNNVEANVTCESEAPEKGSKDVIEKQRAVEEEDDGEDDEDEDVDSALAREDAEVAQPMEDSPAEEVQDPEEEEEEDDDEEEEAGGSHVTPKDNSDHQYFSGDYQRFRSKEVEVDSEIRCDETLEEEEEEEEEEEPEDEEDDEDDDEEEETTAAAAAALAAGAQGSQSETQSEGLQEPPQEDYSCHKAAPSVVIEVRSEESEKEDDDDEEDDEDDDDSLSQKSAVTDESEMYDMTRGNLGLLEQAIALKAEQVKGMREAGRVPGDQLRYFHIEDRPGKPMDAIRKNYFSKESSRPEKREIKCPTPGCDGTGHVTGLYPHHRSLSGCPHKDRIPPEILAMHENVLKCPTPGCTGQGHVNSNRNTHRSLSGCPIAAAEKLSKTHEKQQIPQPTSEHPKGSPNSDRVLRPMCFVKQLEIPQYGSYRPNVLPATPRANLAKELEKYSKVSFDYASFDVQVFGKRVLAPKIQTSETSPKAFKSKPFPKASSPSHSLSSNYVKSTSSSSSGYDYSHDAEAAHMAATAILNLSTRCWEMPENLSTKQQDIAGKSMDIEVDENGTLDLSMKKHMKREGSVSCVSPGVRSPEQSHNQSSSASSSAMTSPQSSHTYKQEEWEGPIDYTKPNRQREEDMEEMEPASHSFASSEPEDCEMMQESLEDRKYPGEVTTSSFKVKYQAKDCKKELLLCPTPGCDGSGHITGNYASHRSLSGCPLADKSLRSLMAAHSAELKCPTPGCDGSGHITGNYASHRSLSGCPRAKKGGIKTTPSKDDKEDSELLKCPVPGCDSLGHISGKYATHRSAYGCPLAARRQKEGLLNGSPFSWKSFKTEGPTCPTPGCDGSGHANGSFLTHRSLSGCPRASFAKKKAKFPGDEYLNTKFRASDVLDNDEDIKQLNKEISELNESNTEMEADMVNLQTQISSMEKNLKNIEEENKIIEEQNEALFMELSGLSQALIRSLANIRLPHMQEPITEQNFDAYVNTLTDMYTNKECYQNPENKALLETINQAVKGIKV; from the exons ATGAGCTTAGACAGCGATGACAAGAGAACACGAACGCGGTCGAAGGGAATCAGAG TACCTGTTGAACTTGTAGGACAGGAATTAAG CTGCCCCACTCCTGGATGCAATGGCTCAGGTCATGTCAGTGGAAAATATGCAAGACACAGAAG TATACAGAGCTGCCCTTTGGCCAAGAAAAGGAAGCACCAGGATGTGGATCCAGACCAGCCCACATCTAAAAGGAAGTCCCACCCCTTGAAACTGGCTCTTGATGAGGGGTACAACGTGGACAGTGATGGCAGTGACGAGACAGAGGCCAAGGATGACTCCACGGCTGACGAATCAGAAGAGGCTTTGGAGGAAGACCAGGAAGAGATAACCGAGAAAGATGAGAGCAGGGAGAGCCAATACACCCCTGTGATCACAGAAG GTGAATGTTTGACTGCAGATGCTTCAAATGCTAGGAAATCAAAAGAGAGTGACTCACCCAAGGCCCCTGCTGCTAATCAAAGGGAGGACTACTGTAGCTATCATGAAATGGTGGCCAGCTCCCTTCTCAACCTCGGCCAAATCACAGAAAACACTGTGGAGACCGTGGAGGAGCCGAGCAACAACGTAGAAGCAAATGTGACGTGCGAGTCTGAGGCCCCTGAGAAAGGCAGCAAGGATGTGATTGAGAAGCAGAGGGCCGTCGAGGAGGAAGACGATGGCGAAGATGATGAGGATGAAGATGTAGACAGTGCCCTGGCCAGGGAGGATGCTGAAGTGGCCCAACCCATGGAAGATAGTCCAGCTGAGGAAGTGCAAGAcccagaagaggaggaggaggaggatgatgaCGAAGAGGAGGAAGCTGGGGGTTCTCATGTGACCCCAAAGGACAACTCTGACCATCAGTACTTCAGCGGGGACTACCAGAGGTTCAGGTCAAAAGAGGTGGAGGTGGACTCGGAGATACGGTGCGACGAAACgctggaggaggaagaggaggaagaggaggaggaggagccagaagatgaggaagatgatgaagatgacGATGAAGAAGAAGAGacgactgctgctgctgccgccgcgTTGGCTGCTGGTGCTCAGGGATCTCAATCGGAAACACAGAGCGAGGGGCTTCAGGAGCCCCCACAGGAGGATTACTCCTGTCATAAGGCCGCGCCTTCCGTGGTGATCGAGGTGCGGTCAGAGGAGTCCGAGAAGGAGGACGACGACGACGAGGAAGATGACGAGGACGATGACGACAGCCTCTCACAGAAATCCGCCGTCACGGACGAGTCGGAGATGTATGACATGACAAGGGGAAACCTGGGGCTCCTGGAGCAGGCTATCGCTCTGAAGGCTGAGCAGGTGAAGGGCATGAGGGAGGCTGGCCGAGTGCCCGGAGACCAGCTGCGCTACTTCCACATAGAAGACCGGCCCGGCAAGCCCATGGACGCCATCCGGAAAAATTACTTCAGCAAAG AGAGTTCAAGGCCTgagaaaagagaaataaagtGCCCTACCCCAGGGTGTGATGGGACGGGGCACGTGACTGGCTTGTACCCTCACCATCGCAGTCTGTCTGGCTGCCCGCACAAAGACAGGATTCCCCCAGAGA TCCTGGCCATGCATGAGAATGTGCTGAAGTGTCCCACACCCGGCTGTACAGGACAGGGCCATGTCAACAGTAACCGCAACACGCACAGAAG TCTATCGGGATGCCCGATTGCTGCGGcagaaaaactgtccaaaacCCACGAGAAACAACAGATCCCACAGCCCACAAGCGAACACCCCAAAGGCAGCCCAAATTCGGACCGTGTCCTCAG GCCCATGTGTTTTGTTAAGCAGTTAGAGATTCCTCAGTACGGCAGCTATAGACCCAATGTCCTACCTGCGACCCCTCGCGCCAACCTGGCAAAGGAACTTGAAAAATACTCCAAGGTCTCCTTTGATTATGCAAGTTTTGATGTTCAGGTCTTTGGCAAACGCGTGCTTGCCCCAAAGATTCAGACCAGTGAAACCTCACCAAAAGCCTTTAAAT CGAAACCATTCCCCAAGGCGTCCTCCCCGAGTCACAGCCTGTCCAGCAACTACGTGAAGAGCACGTCCTCTTCCTCCAGTGGCTACGATTACTCCCACGATGCCGAGGCCGCACACATGGCCGCCACCGCCATCCTCAACCTGTCCACTCGCTGCTGGGAAATGCCAGAAAACCTCAGCACAAAACAGCAGGATATCGCCGGCAAG AGCATGGACATCGAGGTGGACGAGAACGGGACGCTGGACCTCAGCATGAAGAAGCACATGAAGAGGGAGGGCAGCGTCTCGTGTGTGAGCCCGGGCGTGCGCTCGCCTGAGCAGTCCCACAACCAGAGCAGCAGCGCCAGCAGCAGCGCCATGACGTCCCCGCAGTCAAGCCACACCTACAAACAGGAGGAATGGGAGGGGCCCATCGACTACACCAAACCCAACAGGCAGCGCGAGGAGGACATGGAAGAG ATGGAGCCGGCGTCCCACTCCTTTGCCTCCTCAGAGCCTGAAGACTGTGAAATGATGCAGGAGAGTTTGGAAGACAGGAAGTACCCTGGAGAGGTCACGACCTCCAGCTTCAAAGTGAAATACCAAGCCAAGGACTGCAAGAAAGAACTTCTACT GTGTCCGACCCCTGGCTGTGATGGCAGTGGCCACATCACTGGAAACTATGCATCACACCGCAG CCTGTCTGGTTGTCCTCTTGCTGACAAGAGTCTCAGATCCCTCATGGCTGCCCACTCTGCTGAGCTGAA GTGCCCGACCCCCGGCTGCGACGGCTCCGGTCACATCACCGGAAACTACGCCTCACACAGAAG TTTGTCTGGGTGCCCCCGTGCCAAGAAAGGTGGAATAAAAACAACTCCTTCCAAGGACGACAAGGAGGACTCCGAGCTCTTAAA ATGCCCAGTTCCAGGATGTGACAGCTTGGGTCACATCAGTGGGAAGTACGCCACTCACCGCAGTGCCTATGGTTGCCCACTGGCTGCCCGCAGACAGAAGGAAGGGCTCCTGAATGGCTCGCCTTTTTCTTGGAAATCCTTCAAAACCGAGGGACCAACCTGCCCTACTCCGGGATGCGATGGCTCAGGTCATGCTAATGGCAGCTTCCTTACACATAGAAG TCTCTCAGGCTGCCCCAGAGCATCTTTTGCTAAGAAGAAGGCAAAGTTCCCAGGGGATGAATATCTCAACACCAAATTCAGGGCCAGCGATG TTCTCGACAATGACGAAGACATCAAACAGTTGAATAAAGAGATCAGCGAACTCAACGAATCCAACACCGAGATGGAGGCAGACATGGTGAACCTGCAGACACAG ATTTCCTCAATGGAAAAGAACCTGAAGAACATTGAGGAGGAGAATAAAATCATTGAGGAGCAGAATGAGGCCTTATTCATGGAGCTCTCTGGTCTGAGTCAGGCCCTCATTCGCAGCCTTGCCAACATTCGCCTTCCCCACATG CAGGAGCCAATAACTGAGCAGAATTTTGATGCCTACGTGAACACTTTGACGGACATGTACACTAATAAGGAATGCTACCAGAACCCAGAGAACAAGGCCCTTCTGGAGACAATTAACCAGGCTGTGAAAGGTATCAAAgtttaa
- the myt1b gene encoding myelin transcription factor 1 isoform X1: MSLDSDDKRTRTRSKGIRVPVELVGQELSCPTPGCNGSGHVSGKYARHRSIQSCPLAKKRKHQDVDPDQPTSKRKSHPLKLALDEGYNVDSDGSDETEAKDDSTADESEEALEEDQEEITEKDESRESQYTPVITEGECLTADASNARKSKESDSPKAPAANQREDYCSYHEMVASSLLNLGQITENTVETVEEPSNNVEANVTCESEAPEKGSKDVIEKQRAVEEEDDGEDDEDEDVDSALAREDAEVAQPMEDSPAEEVQDPEEEEEEDDDEEEEAGGSHVTPKDNSDHQYFSGDYQRFRSKEVEVDSEIRCDETLEEEEEEEEEEEPEDEEDDEDDDEEEETTAAAAAALAAGAQGSQSETQSEGLQEPPQEDYSCHKAAPSVVIEVRSEESEKEDDDDEEDDEDDDDSLSQKSAVTDESEMYDMTRGNLGLLEQAIALKAEQVKGMREAGRVPGDQLRYFHIEDRPGKPMDAIRKNYFSKESSRPEKREIKCPTPGCDGTGHVTGLYPHHRSLSGCPHKDRIPPEILAMHENVLKCPTPGCTGQGHVNSNRNTHRSLSGCPIAAAEKLSKTHEKQQIPQPTSEHPKGSPNSDRVLRPMCFVKQLEIPQYGSYRPNVLPATPRANLAKELEKYSKVSFDYASFDVQVFGKRVLAPKIQTSETSPKAFKFCNAVDTSVSSRDSAKPFPKASSPSHSLSSNYVKSTSSSSSGYDYSHDAEAAHMAATAILNLSTRCWEMPENLSTKQQDIAGKSMDIEVDENGTLDLSMKKHMKREGSVSCVSPGVRSPEQSHNQSSSASSSAMTSPQSSHTYKQEEWEGPIDYTKPNRQREEDMEEMEPASHSFASSEPEDCEMMQESLEDRKYPGEVTTSSFKVKYQAKDCKKELLLCPTPGCDGSGHITGNYASHRSLSGCPLADKSLRSLMAAHSAELKCPTPGCDGSGHITGNYASHRSLSGCPRAKKGGIKTTPSKDDKEDSELLKCPVPGCDSLGHISGKYATHRSAYGCPLAARRQKEGLLNGSPFSWKSFKTEGPTCPTPGCDGSGHANGSFLTHRSLSGCPRASFAKKKAKFPGDEYLNTKFRASDVLDNDEDIKQLNKEISELNESNTEMEADMVNLQTQISSMEKNLKNIEEENKIIEEQNEALFMELSGLSQALIRSLANIRLPHMQEPITEQNFDAYVNTLTDMYTNKECYQNPENKALLETINQAVKGIKV; the protein is encoded by the exons ATGAGCTTAGACAGCGATGACAAGAGAACACGAACGCGGTCGAAGGGAATCAGAG TACCTGTTGAACTTGTAGGACAGGAATTAAG CTGCCCCACTCCTGGATGCAATGGCTCAGGTCATGTCAGTGGAAAATATGCAAGACACAGAAG TATACAGAGCTGCCCTTTGGCCAAGAAAAGGAAGCACCAGGATGTGGATCCAGACCAGCCCACATCTAAAAGGAAGTCCCACCCCTTGAAACTGGCTCTTGATGAGGGGTACAACGTGGACAGTGATGGCAGTGACGAGACAGAGGCCAAGGATGACTCCACGGCTGACGAATCAGAAGAGGCTTTGGAGGAAGACCAGGAAGAGATAACCGAGAAAGATGAGAGCAGGGAGAGCCAATACACCCCTGTGATCACAGAAG GTGAATGTTTGACTGCAGATGCTTCAAATGCTAGGAAATCAAAAGAGAGTGACTCACCCAAGGCCCCTGCTGCTAATCAAAGGGAGGACTACTGTAGCTATCATGAAATGGTGGCCAGCTCCCTTCTCAACCTCGGCCAAATCACAGAAAACACTGTGGAGACCGTGGAGGAGCCGAGCAACAACGTAGAAGCAAATGTGACGTGCGAGTCTGAGGCCCCTGAGAAAGGCAGCAAGGATGTGATTGAGAAGCAGAGGGCCGTCGAGGAGGAAGACGATGGCGAAGATGATGAGGATGAAGATGTAGACAGTGCCCTGGCCAGGGAGGATGCTGAAGTGGCCCAACCCATGGAAGATAGTCCAGCTGAGGAAGTGCAAGAcccagaagaggaggaggaggaggatgatgaCGAAGAGGAGGAAGCTGGGGGTTCTCATGTGACCCCAAAGGACAACTCTGACCATCAGTACTTCAGCGGGGACTACCAGAGGTTCAGGTCAAAAGAGGTGGAGGTGGACTCGGAGATACGGTGCGACGAAACgctggaggaggaagaggaggaagaggaggaggaggagccagaagatgaggaagatgatgaagatgacGATGAAGAAGAAGAGacgactgctgctgctgccgccgcgTTGGCTGCTGGTGCTCAGGGATCTCAATCGGAAACACAGAGCGAGGGGCTTCAGGAGCCCCCACAGGAGGATTACTCCTGTCATAAGGCCGCGCCTTCCGTGGTGATCGAGGTGCGGTCAGAGGAGTCCGAGAAGGAGGACGACGACGACGAGGAAGATGACGAGGACGATGACGACAGCCTCTCACAGAAATCCGCCGTCACGGACGAGTCGGAGATGTATGACATGACAAGGGGAAACCTGGGGCTCCTGGAGCAGGCTATCGCTCTGAAGGCTGAGCAGGTGAAGGGCATGAGGGAGGCTGGCCGAGTGCCCGGAGACCAGCTGCGCTACTTCCACATAGAAGACCGGCCCGGCAAGCCCATGGACGCCATCCGGAAAAATTACTTCAGCAAAG AGAGTTCAAGGCCTgagaaaagagaaataaagtGCCCTACCCCAGGGTGTGATGGGACGGGGCACGTGACTGGCTTGTACCCTCACCATCGCAGTCTGTCTGGCTGCCCGCACAAAGACAGGATTCCCCCAGAGA TCCTGGCCATGCATGAGAATGTGCTGAAGTGTCCCACACCCGGCTGTACAGGACAGGGCCATGTCAACAGTAACCGCAACACGCACAGAAG TCTATCGGGATGCCCGATTGCTGCGGcagaaaaactgtccaaaacCCACGAGAAACAACAGATCCCACAGCCCACAAGCGAACACCCCAAAGGCAGCCCAAATTCGGACCGTGTCCTCAG GCCCATGTGTTTTGTTAAGCAGTTAGAGATTCCTCAGTACGGCAGCTATAGACCCAATGTCCTACCTGCGACCCCTCGCGCCAACCTGGCAAAGGAACTTGAAAAATACTCCAAGGTCTCCTTTGATTATGCAAGTTTTGATGTTCAGGTCTTTGGCAAACGCGTGCTTGCCCCAAAGATTCAGACCAGTGAAACCTCACCAAAAGCCTTTAAAT TCTGCAATGCTGTTGACACTTCCGTTTCCTCCCGTGACTCAGCGAAACCATTCCCCAAGGCGTCCTCCCCGAGTCACAGCCTGTCCAGCAACTACGTGAAGAGCACGTCCTCTTCCTCCAGTGGCTACGATTACTCCCACGATGCCGAGGCCGCACACATGGCCGCCACCGCCATCCTCAACCTGTCCACTCGCTGCTGGGAAATGCCAGAAAACCTCAGCACAAAACAGCAGGATATCGCCGGCAAG AGCATGGACATCGAGGTGGACGAGAACGGGACGCTGGACCTCAGCATGAAGAAGCACATGAAGAGGGAGGGCAGCGTCTCGTGTGTGAGCCCGGGCGTGCGCTCGCCTGAGCAGTCCCACAACCAGAGCAGCAGCGCCAGCAGCAGCGCCATGACGTCCCCGCAGTCAAGCCACACCTACAAACAGGAGGAATGGGAGGGGCCCATCGACTACACCAAACCCAACAGGCAGCGCGAGGAGGACATGGAAGAG ATGGAGCCGGCGTCCCACTCCTTTGCCTCCTCAGAGCCTGAAGACTGTGAAATGATGCAGGAGAGTTTGGAAGACAGGAAGTACCCTGGAGAGGTCACGACCTCCAGCTTCAAAGTGAAATACCAAGCCAAGGACTGCAAGAAAGAACTTCTACT GTGTCCGACCCCTGGCTGTGATGGCAGTGGCCACATCACTGGAAACTATGCATCACACCGCAG CCTGTCTGGTTGTCCTCTTGCTGACAAGAGTCTCAGATCCCTCATGGCTGCCCACTCTGCTGAGCTGAA GTGCCCGACCCCCGGCTGCGACGGCTCCGGTCACATCACCGGAAACTACGCCTCACACAGAAG TTTGTCTGGGTGCCCCCGTGCCAAGAAAGGTGGAATAAAAACAACTCCTTCCAAGGACGACAAGGAGGACTCCGAGCTCTTAAA ATGCCCAGTTCCAGGATGTGACAGCTTGGGTCACATCAGTGGGAAGTACGCCACTCACCGCAGTGCCTATGGTTGCCCACTGGCTGCCCGCAGACAGAAGGAAGGGCTCCTGAATGGCTCGCCTTTTTCTTGGAAATCCTTCAAAACCGAGGGACCAACCTGCCCTACTCCGGGATGCGATGGCTCAGGTCATGCTAATGGCAGCTTCCTTACACATAGAAG TCTCTCAGGCTGCCCCAGAGCATCTTTTGCTAAGAAGAAGGCAAAGTTCCCAGGGGATGAATATCTCAACACCAAATTCAGGGCCAGCGATG TTCTCGACAATGACGAAGACATCAAACAGTTGAATAAAGAGATCAGCGAACTCAACGAATCCAACACCGAGATGGAGGCAGACATGGTGAACCTGCAGACACAG ATTTCCTCAATGGAAAAGAACCTGAAGAACATTGAGGAGGAGAATAAAATCATTGAGGAGCAGAATGAGGCCTTATTCATGGAGCTCTCTGGTCTGAGTCAGGCCCTCATTCGCAGCCTTGCCAACATTCGCCTTCCCCACATG CAGGAGCCAATAACTGAGCAGAATTTTGATGCCTACGTGAACACTTTGACGGACATGTACACTAATAAGGAATGCTACCAGAACCCAGAGAACAAGGCCCTTCTGGAGACAATTAACCAGGCTGTGAAAGGTATCAAAgtttaa